A region of Granulibacter bethesdensis DNA encodes the following proteins:
- a CDS encoding DUF1697 domain-containing protein, with amino-acid sequence MTGYVALLRAVNVGGTGKLPMTALTLMCEMIGFEKVKTYIASGNVVFQSENTEQQVRSALEEQLYMYAGKSVGVIVRTADEIADTLARNPFTDSPGNRVMVLFVDGVLPTDPLDHVTGLRNEQVRLGKRELFVLYPDGMANTRLRIPLEKSGTARNMNTVAKLAEMAAAIM; translated from the coding sequence TTGACCGGATATGTAGCCTTGCTTCGCGCTGTGAATGTCGGCGGCACCGGCAAACTGCCGATGACGGCGCTGACGCTGATGTGCGAGATGATTGGATTCGAAAAAGTCAAAACCTATATCGCCAGCGGCAATGTCGTCTTTCAAAGCGAGAATACCGAGCAGCAGGTGCGATCCGCCCTTGAAGAGCAGCTCTATATGTACGCTGGCAAGAGCGTGGGCGTGATCGTGCGGACCGCAGACGAGATCGCAGACACACTGGCCCGCAACCCTTTTACGGACTCACCCGGCAACCGTGTCATGGTGCTGTTCGTCGATGGGGTGCTCCCAACCGATCCACTCGATCACGTCACCGGGCTCAGGAATGAGCAGGTACGATTGGGAAAACGCGAGCTTTTCGTCCTCTACCCGGACGGGATGGCGAACACTCGCCTTCGCATACCGCTCGAAAAATCGGGAACAGCACGGAATATGAACACGGTTGCGAAGCTTGCGGAGATGGCGGCAGCAATCATGTGA
- a CDS encoding oleate hydratase yields the protein MEGRKAWIIGNGIAGRAAACYLVRDGGMRGGTSPSCSISERHFCKPVPGFSGFPYLLLKTGTAC from the coding sequence GTGGAAGGGCGCAAGGCATGGATCATCGGCAATGGTATCGCCGGGCGTGCGGCGGCTTGTTACCTGGTTCGTGATGGTGGGATGCGAGGGGGGACATCGCCATCGTGCAGTATTTCAGAGAGGCATTTCTGCAAACCAGTGCCTGGTTTTTCTGGTTTCCCATATTTGCTTTTGAAAACTGGCACAGCCTGCTGA
- a CDS encoding site-specific DNA-methyltransferase gives MRRLNTVSELPIDQVLLGDCVQLMQMLPAGSVDCIFADPPYNLQLRGELRRPDESIVDGVDDDWDRFTDYAAYDAFSRAWLTECRRLLRKDGTIWVIGAYHNIFRLGTILQDLGFWILNDVVWRKANPMPNFRGRRFTNAHETLIWAARGQNSRHRFNYQAMKTLNDDVQMRSDWFLPLCTGSERLRNDHGLKLHPTQKPESLLYRVLLSSTAPGDVVLDPFLGTGTSAAVAKRLQRSFIGIERHPAYAEAAIGRLRSVEPAPLDNLNIMPSRREQKRVPFGSLVEQGLLPMGSILMDRLRRVSALVQADGSIASGAHRGSIHQVGAAVQNAPSCNGWTFWFFELRGEWVPIDVLRDTQVPPPAEEQDDDQPEAAQEHS, from the coding sequence ATGCGACGTTTGAACACCGTCAGCGAACTGCCAATCGATCAGGTGCTGCTGGGCGACTGTGTGCAGTTGATGCAGATGCTGCCCGCCGGCTCAGTGGACTGCATTTTTGCCGATCCGCCCTACAACCTGCAATTGCGGGGAGAATTACGGCGTCCTGATGAAAGCATCGTCGATGGTGTCGATGATGACTGGGACCGCTTTACCGATTATGCGGCCTATGATGCGTTCAGCCGGGCCTGGCTGACCGAATGCCGCCGCCTGCTGCGCAAGGATGGCACGATCTGGGTGATCGGTGCGTATCACAATATTTTCCGCCTCGGCACTATTCTACAGGATCTCGGCTTCTGGATTCTGAACGATGTGGTGTGGAGAAAGGCCAATCCCATGCCGAATTTCCGGGGTCGCCGCTTCACCAACGCCCATGAGACCCTGATCTGGGCCGCACGCGGCCAGAATAGCCGCCATCGCTTCAACTATCAGGCCATGAAAACCCTGAACGATGATGTACAGATGCGCAGCGACTGGTTTCTGCCGCTCTGCACCGGCTCCGAGCGGTTGCGCAACGATCACGGGCTGAAACTGCATCCGACACAGAAACCGGAAAGCCTGTTGTATCGTGTGCTGCTGTCCAGCACGGCTCCAGGGGATGTCGTGCTGGACCCATTCCTCGGAACCGGCACCTCTGCCGCCGTTGCAAAACGTCTGCAACGCAGCTTCATCGGGATCGAGCGCCACCCGGCCTATGCGGAGGCCGCCATTGGACGCCTTCGTTCTGTCGAGCCGGCACCGCTGGATAATCTGAACATCATGCCCTCCCGCCGGGAGCAGAAAAGGGTTCCGTTCGGCAGTCTGGTAGAGCAGGGACTGCTGCCAATGGGCAGCATCCTGATGGACCGCCTGCGTCGGGTCTCAGCTCTGGTGCAGGCGGATGGCTCCATCGCCAGCGGGGCGCATCGCGGCTCGATCCATCAGGTCGGGGCCGCCGTGCAGAATGCACCGAGCTGCAATGGCTGGACCTTCTGGTTTTTCGAACTCCGCGGAGAATGGGTGCCGATTGATGTGCTGCGTGATACCCAAGTGCCCCCTCCGGCCGAGGAGCAGGACGATGATCAGCCAGAGGCGGCACAGGAGCATTCCTGA
- a CDS encoding PA0069 family radical SAM protein has protein sequence MTCPSHAPMELPEAMPSLARKGRGAVSEPGIRYDRYQPVPCDDGWGSLEDAPGALPTTLIRDSSRTAISWNDSPDIGFDRAINPYRGCEHGCIYCFARPTHAYLGYSPGLDFETKLLFKPEIASLLSKALSRPSYVPRPIALGSNTDPYQPVERRLRLTRSILDVLERFEHPVTIVTKSAGVLRDRDILARLAERKLVRVYLSVTTLDPALSRLMEPRAASPSRRIQTIEALQQAGIPTGVLAAPMIPGLNDAELEAILEQAAKAGARQAGYILLRLPQEVAPLFRDWLEHHFPAKARKVLNLIRGMRGGKLNDAEFHSRFRGDGPYAAMLRSRFQRAVKAYRLNTAMEPLDVTRFSYAAQSPSGRNEAVSNPASPSPSPVTRQSRQQADGQERQLSLF, from the coding sequence ATGACATGCCCCTCTCATGCCCCGATGGAACTGCCGGAGGCAATGCCATCTCTGGCCAGAAAAGGGCGTGGAGCCGTGTCAGAACCTGGTATCCGCTATGACCGTTACCAACCCGTTCCATGTGATGATGGCTGGGGCAGTCTGGAAGATGCTCCCGGCGCCCTGCCGACGACCCTGATCCGCGACAGCAGCCGCACGGCCATCAGTTGGAATGACAGCCCTGATATCGGTTTTGATCGTGCCATCAACCCGTATCGCGGCTGTGAACATGGCTGCATTTATTGCTTCGCGCGCCCGACCCATGCCTATCTCGGCTACTCGCCGGGGCTGGATTTCGAAACCAAGCTTCTGTTCAAGCCGGAGATCGCATCCCTGCTGAGCAAGGCGCTCAGTCGCCCTTCCTACGTGCCACGCCCCATCGCGCTGGGCAGCAATACCGATCCTTATCAGCCGGTGGAACGCCGCCTGCGCCTGACCCGCTCGATTCTTGACGTGCTGGAGCGGTTCGAACACCCCGTCACCATCGTCACCAAATCAGCAGGGGTGCTGCGAGATCGTGATATTCTGGCACGGCTGGCGGAGCGAAAACTGGTCAGGGTGTATCTCTCCGTGACAACGCTGGACCCCGCTCTGTCCCGCCTGATGGAACCGCGGGCGGCCAGCCCGTCCAGACGTATTCAGACCATCGAAGCCTTGCAACAGGCGGGCATTCCGACCGGTGTGCTGGCAGCCCCCATGATTCCCGGCCTGAACGATGCCGAACTGGAAGCCATTCTGGAGCAGGCCGCCAAAGCCGGGGCCAGACAGGCAGGCTATATTCTGCTGCGCCTGCCGCAGGAGGTCGCCCCCCTGTTCCGGGACTGGCTGGAGCATCATTTCCCTGCCAAAGCCCGTAAAGTCCTGAACCTGATCCGGGGCATGCGCGGCGGAAAGCTGAACGACGCGGAATTTCACAGCCGCTTCCGTGGAGATGGTCCCTATGCCGCCATGCTGCGCAGCCGGTTTCAGCGGGCGGTCAAGGCTTACAGGCTTAATACGGCCATGGAGCCGCTTGACGTGACCCGGTTCTCATATGCCGCACAAAGCCCATCGGGAAGGAATGAAGCAGTCTCCAATCCAGCCAGTCCATCACCGTCCCCGGTTACCAGACAAAGCAGGCAACAAGCCGACGGACAGGAGCGGCAACTTTCTTTATTCTAA
- a CDS encoding ribonuclease HII: protein MPDDRLEREAGGLVAGVDEVGRGPLAGPVVAAAVLLPASGFPAHLAGIIDDSKKLDAAARNRAFAALLAEPGITIGIGAASVTEIGRLNILHASMLAMRRAVERLPTTPDLALVDGNRAPALPCAARCVVGGDAKCLSIAAASIIAKVVRDRAMARLARRYPVYGWERNAGYPTPAHRAGLTEFGPTPHHRTAFGLVRQLLAIRMETAA, encoded by the coding sequence ATGCCGGATGACAGGCTGGAAAGAGAAGCAGGCGGGCTTGTCGCAGGGGTCGATGAAGTCGGTCGCGGACCTCTGGCCGGGCCCGTGGTCGCTGCCGCCGTGCTGCTGCCTGCCTCTGGTTTTCCGGCTCATCTGGCCGGGATCATCGACGATTCCAAAAAACTCGATGCTGCCGCACGGAATCGGGCTTTTGCGGCCCTGCTAGCTGAACCGGGGATCACAATCGGCATCGGCGCAGCCTCCGTCACTGAAATCGGCCGGCTGAACATTCTGCATGCCAGCATGCTGGCCATGCGGCGCGCCGTTGAACGTCTGCCGACGACGCCTGATCTGGCGCTGGTCGATGGCAACCGCGCACCAGCGCTGCCCTGCGCCGCCCGCTGCGTGGTCGGGGGAGACGCAAAATGCCTCTCCATCGCCGCGGCCTCCATCATCGCGAAGGTGGTGCGGGACCGTGCCATGGCGCGCCTCGCCCGGCGCTATCCCGTCTATGGCTGGGAACGCAATGCGGGTTATCCAACCCCGGCCCATCGTGCCGGTCTGACGGAATTCGGCCCTACCCCGCATCATCGCACTGCATTCGGACTGGTTCGCCAGTTGCTCGCCATACGGATGGAGACCGCCGCGTGA
- a CDS encoding DJ-1/PfpI family protein, which produces MTIHIGLLLFPAITQLDLTAPWEAFCHVPDAQVHLLWKETGPVMAEGGMRIEADTKLSESPQLDVICVPGGRGINALLEDQEVLTWLVKQAETARFVCSVCTGALVLGAAGLLRGKQATTYWAAHDFLSDFGAEPVQARVVRDGKLLTGGGVTAGLDLALSVIAAMSGEALAQSIQLQMEYAPAPPFQSGHPEQAPPAIRAAVEEMLAGGRAARRQIIDRITAQKLTE; this is translated from the coding sequence ATGACCATCCATATCGGGTTACTGCTGTTTCCGGCGATCACGCAGCTCGACCTGACGGCCCCGTGGGAGGCCTTCTGCCATGTGCCCGATGCGCAGGTGCATCTGCTGTGGAAAGAAACAGGTCCGGTCATGGCGGAAGGCGGTATGCGTATAGAGGCCGATACGAAGCTTTCCGAATCTCCCCAACTGGATGTGATCTGTGTTCCCGGCGGCAGGGGGATCAATGCCCTGCTGGAAGATCAGGAGGTGCTGACCTGGCTTGTGAAACAGGCGGAGACGGCGCGCTTTGTCTGCTCCGTTTGCACGGGGGCGCTGGTGTTGGGGGCGGCGGGTCTGCTGCGCGGGAAGCAAGCCACCACCTACTGGGCGGCGCATGACTTTCTGAGCGATTTCGGGGCGGAGCCGGTGCAGGCGCGCGTTGTGCGGGATGGAAAGCTGCTGACCGGCGGTGGCGTGACAGCCGGGCTTGATCTTGCACTCAGTGTCATCGCGGCCATGAGCGGGGAGGCGCTGGCCCAGTCCATTCAGCTTCAGATGGAATATGCGCCGGCACCGCCATTCCAGTCGGGGCATCCGGAGCAGGCGCCTCCTGCCATACGTGCCGCGGTGGAGGAGATGCTGGCAGGGGGACGTGCCGCAAGACGGCAGATCATTGACCGTATCACGGCACAAAAACTGACAGAGTGA
- the moaB gene encoding molybdenum cofactor biosynthesis protein B: protein MSRIDETRAFIPVNIAILTVSDTRTLANDTSGDALATMIGEAGHTVVTREIIKDDADALEATFRGWIATPEIDVIISSGGTGVTGRDVTPEALDRVLEKKIEGFGELFRMLSYQKIGTSTIQSRALAGVANGTYIFALPGSTCAVKDAWQDILRWQLDIRHRPCNFVELMPRLKER, encoded by the coding sequence ATGTCGCGCATTGATGAGACCAGAGCCTTCATCCCGGTCAACATCGCCATCCTGACGGTCTCCGATACCCGTACGCTGGCCAACGATACGTCCGGAGATGCGCTTGCCACGATGATTGGAGAGGCAGGCCACACTGTAGTGACGCGGGAAATCATCAAGGATGATGCGGATGCGCTGGAGGCCACTTTCCGCGGCTGGATCGCCACCCCCGAAATCGACGTGATCATTTCCTCCGGCGGCACTGGCGTCACCGGGCGCGATGTCACGCCGGAAGCGCTCGACCGCGTGCTGGAAAAGAAAATCGAGGGGTTCGGGGAGCTGTTCCGTATGCTGAGTTACCAGAAAATCGGCACCTCGACGATCCAGTCACGCGCTCTGGCCGGGGTTGCCAACGGAACCTATATCTTTGCGCTGCCCGGCAGCACCTGCGCGGTAAAAGATGCCTGGCAGGACATTCTGCGTTGGCAACTGGATATCCGTCACCGCCCCTGCAATTTCGTGGAACTGATGCCACGCCTGAAAGAACGCTGA
- a CDS encoding lytic transglycosylase domain-containing protein, translating to MRGIRQSISRLAGARALLAGAAFLASAASGHAQSMDEVAMAMPRIHPPQFGVPGLPQPLSPSDAALVRHIFDAQAHGDLTEARQATDRLDTSFPLGKAMLGHILADRYLGAFHKSTPAELKDWLAHYPNHPSAPAIHALLLTKADKKDTLPPAPQVVTFDPAPGNDPVPEDETPQDISFKRLPGLDHSVHERAASGHADAALRMIAANTSISATYGAQLRAEVAQILFTLNQDNEALRIALEAEQQGHGKVGLGSYVSGLLLWRKAEYQQAMAHFEAAWSAEMTSTAIRTAGAFWAARSHLRSHDPANYTVWMHRAAEQPRTFYGLLARRVLGVGIEGSLSLTRETLGTADLEAISATEAGKTAFALLQVEQPDRAEQEFRRLAGQSLNNTAMIHALMLVADKAGLHDLSAQLAALNQAADGQPHDYARFPVPALKPQGGFSISPALVYGLTRVESNFNASAVSAVGARGLMQLMPQTANYVAETHTGAARLHDPAVNLKLGQRYVAYLADSDVTGGDLLRILASYNSGPTSFSRWGAQIQHHGDPLLFIEAIPLEETRSFIQRTLTYSWIYAARLGIDAPGLDELAAGIFPHFTAATPDSQSLNRMKARLH from the coding sequence ATGCGTGGGATCAGACAATCGATCTCCCGACTGGCAGGTGCGCGTGCCCTGCTGGCGGGAGCGGCTTTTCTGGCCAGTGCGGCCAGTGGGCATGCTCAGTCCATGGATGAAGTGGCGATGGCGATGCCGCGGATCCATCCTCCTCAATTCGGCGTGCCCGGGCTGCCGCAACCGCTGTCGCCCAGCGATGCGGCCCTGGTACGGCATATTTTTGATGCACAGGCTCATGGCGATCTGACGGAAGCCAGACAGGCGACCGACAGGCTTGATACGAGCTTTCCACTCGGCAAGGCCATGCTCGGCCATATACTGGCTGACCGCTATCTGGGTGCGTTCCATAAAAGCACACCTGCCGAGCTGAAAGACTGGCTGGCCCATTATCCGAACCATCCTTCCGCCCCGGCAATCCATGCTCTGCTGCTGACCAAGGCAGACAAAAAGGATACGCTGCCCCCAGCACCCCAGGTGGTCACCTTCGACCCGGCGCCCGGCAATGACCCTGTTCCCGAGGATGAAACCCCTCAGGATATCAGCTTCAAACGCCTGCCGGGACTGGATCACAGCGTTCATGAACGTGCAGCCTCCGGCCATGCCGATGCAGCGCTGCGGATGATTGCCGCCAACACGTCAATCTCCGCAACTTACGGGGCGCAGCTTCGTGCCGAAGTCGCGCAGATCCTGTTCACACTCAATCAGGACAACGAGGCGCTGCGGATCGCGCTGGAAGCCGAGCAACAGGGGCATGGCAAGGTCGGGTTGGGCAGTTACGTGTCCGGGCTGCTGCTATGGCGCAAGGCCGAATATCAACAGGCCATGGCGCATTTCGAGGCGGCATGGAGCGCGGAGATGACTTCAACCGCCATTCGCACCGCCGGAGCGTTCTGGGCTGCACGTTCCCATCTGCGCAGCCACGATCCGGCAAATTATACTGTCTGGATGCATAGGGCTGCGGAGCAGCCTCGCACGTTCTATGGCTTGCTGGCTCGCCGTGTTCTGGGGGTAGGGATCGAGGGTTCACTCTCCCTGACCAGAGAAACCCTCGGCACAGCCGATCTGGAAGCGATCTCAGCCACCGAGGCCGGGAAAACCGCCTTCGCCCTGCTTCAGGTGGAGCAGCCGGATCGGGCAGAGCAGGAATTCCGGCGTCTGGCAGGGCAATCCCTGAACAATACCGCCATGATCCATGCGCTGATGCTGGTGGCTGACAAGGCGGGGCTGCATGATCTCAGTGCCCAGCTTGCAGCCCTCAATCAGGCGGCAGATGGGCAGCCGCATGATTATGCACGCTTCCCGGTACCTGCCCTGAAACCACAGGGCGGTTTCAGCATCTCTCCGGCCCTGGTCTACGGGCTGACCAGAGTCGAATCCAACTTCAACGCCTCCGCGGTATCCGCCGTCGGGGCGCGCGGGTTGATGCAGTTAATGCCGCAAACCGCGAATTACGTCGCAGAGACCCATACCGGTGCAGCACGGCTCCATGACCCGGCAGTCAATCTGAAACTGGGACAGCGTTACGTGGCCTATCTGGCAGATAGCGATGTCACAGGGGGAGACCTGTTGCGCATCCTCGCCAGTTATAATAGCGGGCCCACCAGCTTTTCCCGCTGGGGTGCCCAGATTCAGCATCACGGTGATCCGCTTCTGTTCATCGAAGCAATTCCGCTGGAGGAAACCCGCAGCTTCATCCAGCGCACCCTGACATATAGCTGGATCTACGCTGCACGGCTTGGCATTGACGCGCCCGGTCTGGACGAACTGGCGGCCGGGATTTTCCCGCATTTCACGGCCGCAACCCCGGACAGCCAAAGTCTGAACCGGATGAAGGCCAGACTTCACTGA
- a CDS encoding oleate hydratase encodes MQYFREAFLQTSAWFFWFPIFAFENWHSLLKMKFYMHRFLGVIRATIDGKDSILPVSAKDVVFA; translated from the coding sequence GTGCAGTATTTCAGAGAGGCATTTCTGCAAACCAGTGCCTGGTTTTTCTGGTTTCCCATATTTGCTTTTGAAAACTGGCACAGCCTGCTGAAAATGAAATTTTACATGCACCGCTTCCTTGGTGTGATCAGGGCTACAATCGATGGCAAAGACAGCATTCTTCCTGTCAGTGCCAAAGATGTTGTGTTTGCATAG
- a CDS encoding chloride channel protein, protein MYEQPDAPHSQGMEQDSTSSLSDSVRRMTRSARARRLRRSPMMSTRLWFRRMVFWGGAVAVSLTAIAFAKLADRAQDVFSAVIAHGAWIILILAPGGLVVSFLMARYVFPGSEGSGIPQVIASLDLADVRQVDRILSLRIAVGKVLLTLLGLACGASIGREGPTVQVGASVMNALGRLLHLPTPELRRSVVLAGGAAGIAAAFNTPLAGIVFAIEELSHSYEARTSGNTLAAVVISGVVTIALVGNYSYFGHIDATMKFGPSEVMAMVLCAALGGLLGGSFSALLIRAAKGFPGALGRLVKQYPVLFAALCGLIVAITGLLSHGETYGTGYEQARDMVTGIPGDTEGLKFALLKLVASAASYLSGIPGGIFAPSLAIGAGLGEWVARLVPGLAAGSVVLLGMVAYFSGVVQAPITAAVIVMEMADNQSMLIPLMATSMMAFAVSRFVCRRALYGALARRFAMTIPLPSPVRETAQGGGK, encoded by the coding sequence ATGTATGAACAACCGGATGCGCCCCACTCGCAGGGGATGGAGCAGGACAGCACGTCATCCCTGTCTGATTCAGTGCGCCGTATGACACGCTCGGCCCGGGCGCGACGGCTGAGGCGCTCGCCGATGATGTCCACACGGCTCTGGTTTCGGCGGATGGTGTTCTGGGGTGGTGCCGTCGCGGTTTCTCTGACCGCTATCGCTTTCGCAAAACTGGCAGACCGGGCGCAGGATGTGTTCAGCGCGGTGATCGCCCATGGCGCCTGGATCATTCTGATTCTGGCGCCCGGCGGGCTGGTTGTCTCGTTTCTGATGGCGCGATACGTCTTTCCCGGTTCAGAGGGAAGCGGGATCCCGCAGGTGATTGCTTCGCTCGATCTGGCAGACGTGCGCCAGGTCGACAGGATTTTGTCCCTGCGCATCGCCGTCGGTAAAGTACTGCTGACCCTGTTGGGCCTTGCCTGCGGTGCATCCATCGGCAGGGAGGGACCAACCGTGCAGGTGGGGGCTTCCGTGATGAATGCGCTGGGTCGCTTGCTGCATCTGCCGACGCCGGAATTACGACGCAGCGTTGTGCTGGCAGGGGGAGCGGCCGGGATCGCTGCTGCCTTCAACACGCCACTCGCCGGGATCGTGTTTGCGATCGAAGAGTTGAGCCATTCCTATGAGGCCAGAACCTCCGGTAATACGCTGGCGGCGGTGGTGATTTCCGGCGTTGTGACGATCGCTCTGGTCGGGAATTACAGTTATTTCGGCCATATCGATGCGACGATGAAGTTCGGACCATCGGAAGTGATGGCCATGGTGCTCTGTGCGGCACTGGGGGGATTGCTGGGAGGTTCTTTCAGCGCCTTGCTCATCCGTGCCGCCAAGGGCTTTCCTGGTGCGCTCGGGAGGTTGGTGAAACAGTATCCGGTGCTGTTTGCGGCATTGTGCGGCCTGATCGTGGCTATCACCGGCCTGCTATCTCATGGTGAGACATACGGCACGGGATATGAGCAGGCGCGTGATATGGTGACCGGCATTCCGGGCGATACTGAAGGGCTGAAATTTGCGCTGTTGAAACTGGTGGCCTCGGCCGCATCCTACCTCAGCGGCATTCCGGGCGGGATTTTCGCACCCTCCCTCGCCATTGGGGCCGGGCTTGGGGAATGGGTGGCGCGGCTGGTACCGGGGCTGGCTGCCGGATCGGTGGTGTTGCTGGGCATGGTGGCGTATTTTTCCGGAGTGGTGCAGGCCCCGATTACGGCGGCGGTTATCGTGATGGAGATGGCGGATAATCAGTCGATGCTGATACCGCTGATGGCGACCTCCATGATGGCATTCGCAGTGTCACGTTTTGTGTGCCGCCGCGCCTTGTATGGCGCACTGGCGCGGCGTTTCGCCATGACGATCCCCTTGCCGTCTCCGGTCAGGGAGACCGCACAGGGGGGAGGCAAATGA
- a CDS encoding oleate hydratase: MTESATYGDMDHAPVLERDWTLWKNLARLSPVFGKPKKFYSDVGKSTW; encoded by the coding sequence ATGACGGAAAGCGCAACGTACGGTGACATGGATCATGCGCCGGTACTGGAGCGCGACTGGACGCTGTGGAAAAATCTTGCGCGCCTGTCTCCGGTTTTTGGGAAGCCGAAGAAATTTTACAGCGATGTTGGAAAATCGACCTGGTAA
- a CDS encoding uracil-DNA glycosylase family protein: MDALAALHLQLEWGADEALGDSPVDRFAIAMASAQAPSRIAPADLHPVSAAAPQPEPHNIPVHAVQRPAAFAGKASLLPQQGAARLAADIAAEASTLDALRAAMEQFDACPLKATATQLVFSDGTYEAGLMLIGEAPGAEEDRAGKPFVGPSGKFLDRMLASAGITRERDFVIANLIPWRPPGNRNPTETEILQCLPFLLRHIVLARPRMLVCLGGVSAKALTGSTVGIRRLRGKWTDIAIPGLDSPLPMLPMLHPAYLLRNPGAKREAWADILSLRKALDG; encoded by the coding sequence ATGGATGCGCTCGCGGCTTTGCACCTGCAACTGGAATGGGGGGCGGACGAGGCACTCGGTGACTCACCGGTGGACCGGTTCGCCATCGCCATGGCCTCTGCTCAGGCGCCTTCCCGCATCGCCCCTGCGGACCTGCATCCGGTGTCAGCCGCAGCTCCACAGCCTGAACCGCACAATATTCCTGTCCATGCTGTTCAAAGGCCCGCGGCCTTTGCAGGTAAGGCATCGCTGTTGCCGCAACAGGGTGCCGCCCGTCTGGCAGCGGATATTGCGGCCGAGGCATCCACTCTGGATGCTTTACGCGCCGCTATGGAGCAATTCGATGCTTGTCCCCTGAAGGCCACAGCCACGCAGCTGGTTTTTTCAGACGGCACCTATGAAGCCGGGTTGATGCTGATTGGTGAAGCGCCAGGCGCAGAAGAAGACCGGGCCGGAAAACCGTTTGTCGGCCCATCCGGGAAATTTCTGGATCGCATGCTGGCCAGCGCAGGCATCACGCGGGAACGGGATTTCGTCATTGCCAATCTGATTCCCTGGCGCCCCCCCGGAAACCGGAATCCGACCGAAACCGAAATTCTCCAATGCCTGCCCTTCCTGCTGCGCCATATCGTGCTGGCGCGCCCCCGGATGCTGGTGTGTCTGGGAGGTGTATCAGCCAAGGCGCTGACCGGCAGCACTGTCGGAATAAGACGGCTGCGGGGAAAATGGACGGATATTGCCATCCCCGGACTGGATTCGCCGTTGCCGATGCTGCCAATGCTCCATCCAGCCTATCTGCTGCGGAATCCGGGGGCCAAGCGGGAAGCCTGGGCGGATATACTGTCCCTGCGAAAAGCGCTGGATGGCTGA
- a CDS encoding A/G-specific adenine glycosylase, with the protein MPPASALLEWYARHRRSLPWRALPGETPDPYRVWLSEVMLQQTTVAAVIPYFERFITRFPTVQALAAAPDEAVMAAWAGLGYYARARNLLACARRVAGMGAFPKDIEALRSLPGIGVYTSAAVGAIAFGIPAVPVDGNVERVTSRLFAIEAPLPQSRPLIAAQAAQLGTDPAAMEQPSDFAQALFDLGATICTPLDPACALCPWMRHCEGRKQGIAASLPRKAPKKLRPQRYGVHFWLTDAKGNVLLRRRAERGLLGGMMELPGTPWQDTAWQEEDALCLAPKAETAWRKLGVATHVFTHFALHLTVYAAEVRHLCADPARQEKSASVAFLNEEALPSVMMKCVALGRGGQMPGAAGPVSAAMVPSSDTPKRRGRPRRTDRQTG; encoded by the coding sequence ATTCCGCCTGCCTCTGCGCTTCTGGAGTGGTATGCCCGGCATCGCCGTTCCTTGCCATGGCGTGCTCTGCCGGGGGAAACGCCCGATCCTTACCGCGTCTGGCTCAGTGAGGTGATGCTCCAGCAGACCACCGTTGCAGCCGTCATACCCTATTTCGAGCGTTTCATCACCCGTTTCCCCACCGTGCAGGCGCTGGCCGCAGCCCCGGATGAAGCGGTGATGGCCGCCTGGGCCGGGCTTGGTTATTACGCGCGGGCGCGCAATCTGCTGGCCTGCGCGCGCAGGGTTGCCGGGATGGGGGCCTTTCCGAAAGATATCGAGGCTCTGCGGAGCCTGCCCGGGATTGGCGTGTATACCTCCGCGGCGGTGGGTGCGATCGCGTTCGGTATTCCCGCAGTGCCGGTGGATGGCAATGTGGAGCGCGTCACCAGCCGCCTGTTCGCCATTGAGGCGCCGCTGCCTCAATCCAGACCGCTGATTGCAGCGCAGGCCGCGCAACTGGGGACCGATCCGGCGGCGATGGAACAGCCTTCCGATTTCGCGCAGGCTTTGTTCGATCTTGGGGCGACGATCTGTACGCCGCTCGATCCCGCCTGCGCGCTCTGCCCGTGGATGCGGCATTGCGAGGGGCGGAAGCAGGGCATTGCCGCCTCTCTTCCCCGCAAGGCACCGAAGAAGCTCAGGCCGCAGCGATACGGGGTGCATTTCTGGCTGACTGATGCAAAGGGCAACGTCCTGCTGCGGCGACGGGCGGAGCGGGGATTGCTCGGTGGGATGATGGAACTGCCGGGAACGCCATGGCAGGACACCGCATGGCAGGAAGAGGATGCTTTATGCCTCGCCCCCAAAGCGGAAACCGCCTGGCGAAAGCTCGGTGTGGCTACGCATGTGTTCACGCATTTCGCACTACACCTTACCGTCTATGCGGCGGAGGTCAGGCATCTGTGTGCTGATCCGGCGCGGCAGGAGAAAAGTGCCTCCGTCGCCTTTCTGAATGAGGAGGCGCTGCCCTCTGTCATGATGAAATGTGTGGCGCTGGGTCGGGGAGGGCAAATGCCCGGTGCTGCCGGTCCAGTCTCCGCAGCCATGGTGCCATCGTCAGACACACCAAAGCGGCGAGGAAGGCCGCGACGGACAGACCGCCAAACAGGCTGA